A single region of the Micropterus dolomieu isolate WLL.071019.BEF.003 ecotype Adirondacks linkage group LG18, ASM2129224v1, whole genome shotgun sequence genome encodes:
- the LOC123987269 gene encoding polymeric immunoglobulin receptor-like, which yields MKMWSLQNQLFALCIALSCVRSAAEEIHVFGYEGKEVHVPCPYPEGYESYEKYLCRNDCSYDDVLITTTERKKNKYSINDVDVKRVFTATISDLSFMDAGKYWCGVSRNGKDIYTEVQLEVRQDRCCDQSTKVQSYETSSVSISCPYEPEYQNNLKYICRGNQPSACQQQAVVTSDNNRNGRFRLNDEKTLRKFTVTITGLTRKDSGLYLCGIHRNTGLDVFSAAELEVKEWCCVQTKKMSGTVGRPLTMQCPYPPQHRNNRKFLCKGDHRNSCANVATHQSRFSLQDDVSSSSFLVIITELKAGDAATYWCGSDSQWSPGNYIEIQLSVVFPRQTSTVISNSTVISTRPVISNSTVVEPVGSQSTNISGKHFKDAALFYPVVFVVPAVLIILIFLLVIVICYKYKSYKGQGAGVNMNRNQTKSADREEVISADVRILNSKALLVETRDCNVQYSPHYKRVGLSDDFTICGAGYVKFVFWVSLTEHQSNPVNHKCA from the exons ATGAAGATGTGGAGCCTTCAAAATCAGTTATTCGCCCTGTGCA TTGCTCTGAGCTGTGTAAGGAGTGCCGCAGAGGAGATCCATGTGTTTGGATATGAAGGCAAAGAAGTTCATGTTCCTTGTCCCTATCCAGAGGGTTATGAATCTTATGAGAAGTACTTGTGCAGGAATGACTGTAGTTACGATGATGTTCTCATTACAacgacagaaagaaagaagaacaaaTACTCTATCAATGATGTCGATGTAAAACGGGTCTTCACAGCAACCATCTCTGATCTGAGTTTTATGGATGCTGGAAAGTACTGGTGTGGGGTGAGCAGGAATGGAAAGGATATCTATACTGAAGTACAGCTGGAAGTAAGACAAG ACAGGTGCTGTGACCAATCCACCAAAGTCCAAAGTTATGAAACATCTTCAGTGTCTATTAGTTGTCCATATGAGCCAGAGTACCAGAACAACCTCAAGTACATCTGCAGAGGAAACCAACCCTCCGCATGTCAGCAGCAGGCAGTAGTCACCTCTGACAACAATAGAAACGGACGGTTCAGACTCAATGATGAAAAGACTTTGAGGAAATTCACAGTGACCATTACTGGTTTGACCCGAAAGGATTCTGGATTGTACCTTTGTGGTATCCATAGAAACACCGGCCTGGATGTTTTCTCTGCTGCTGAACTAGAAGTCAAAG AGTGGTGCTGTGTGCAGACAAAGAAAATGAGCGGCACTGTGGGACGTCCACTAACTATGCAGTGTCCTTATCCCCCACAACATCGGAATAACAGGAAGTTCCTCTGTAAGGGAGACCACCGCAACAGCTGTGCCAACGTGGCGACTCATCAAAGCAGGTTCTCACTGCAAGATGATGTTTCTTCCAGCTCTTTCTTGGTCATAATCACAGAGCTGAAAGCAGGAGATGCTGCGACATACTGGTGTGGCTCAGACTCACAGTGGAGTCCTGGAAACTACATCGAGATTCAACTGTCAGTAG TCTTTCCACGGCAGACCAGCACTGTGATCTCTAACAGCACTGTGATCTCTACCAGACCTGTGATCTCCAACAGCACTGTGGTGGAACCTGTTGGATCACAATCAACAAATATCTCTGGCAAACATTTCAAGG ATGCAGCGCTCTTTTACCCTGTGGTTTTTGTTGTGCCCGCTGTACTGATCATACTGATATTTCTGCTGGTCATAGTTATATGTTATAAATACAAAAGTTACAAAGGGCAAG GAGCTGGAGTCAACATGAACAGAAACCAAACCAAGTCAGCTGACAGAGAGGAAGTGATCAGTGCAGATGTAAGAATACTGAACTCCAAAGCTTTGCTAGTGGAAACACGAGACTGCAATGTTCAATACAGTCCACATTACAAACGTGTGGGACTGTCTGATGATTTTACTATTTGTGGGGCTGGATatgtaaagtttgttttttgggtGTCATTAACGGAACATCAATCAAATCCAGTGAACCATAAATGTGCTTAG